A genomic segment from Candidatus Viadribacter manganicus encodes:
- a CDS encoding heme biosynthesis HemY N-terminal domain-containing protein, with the protein MLRVAFLLIIAVLAALVSWQVISTDQGTVEITWFGTEITTSALFGLLVLVLAVAVALPLLRLLMFLMDAPGRLGKVSQRAKVRRGQEALALGLIAAEAGEFEEARRHADKAEDLIDEPRLALLLQARAAEVSGDTAAAERAYAGMLQNEDTEVLGRKGLMAAALKRGDRVAARAHAEAALKASKTATWPFQYAFDLAVQQGDWENAIETLDAGDKRKQIEDKVAKRRRAVLMSAQSQKLERERRPDKAAEMAQKAFRMAPAFAPAGAMAARLLVGEGKPERAAAILEEAWENGPHPALAHAYRDLAPGETREARAERMRAFAERRRDSRETKIILAELAMERGDWGGAQAALEDAYRENPSSRICILFAQVARGRGDENAARTWLAQAAAAPREADWSDLDPEGPAFLYDDNDWARLVYAFGDGGMLIHPRMERGGNDVLGPVMAMPTAVLTPPKPELRAERAPDDVAEEVEEIR; encoded by the coding sequence ATGTTGCGTGTCGCCTTCCTGCTCATCATCGCGGTGCTCGCGGCCCTGGTGTCGTGGCAGGTCATATCAACTGACCAGGGCACGGTCGAAATCACCTGGTTCGGCACCGAGATCACGACCAGCGCGCTGTTTGGCTTGCTGGTTCTGGTGCTGGCCGTCGCAGTAGCGCTGCCGTTACTGCGCTTGCTGATGTTCCTCATGGATGCGCCAGGACGACTCGGCAAAGTCAGCCAACGTGCGAAGGTGCGTCGCGGTCAGGAAGCCTTGGCGCTTGGCTTGATCGCGGCTGAAGCAGGCGAGTTCGAAGAAGCGCGCCGCCATGCGGACAAAGCCGAAGATCTGATCGACGAGCCGCGGCTTGCCCTGCTTTTGCAGGCGCGCGCAGCGGAGGTCAGCGGCGATACGGCGGCGGCGGAACGCGCTTATGCCGGCATGCTGCAGAACGAGGACACTGAAGTTCTGGGTCGCAAAGGCTTGATGGCGGCGGCCTTGAAGCGCGGCGATCGGGTCGCGGCGCGCGCACACGCGGAAGCAGCACTGAAAGCTTCAAAGACGGCGACGTGGCCGTTCCAATACGCGTTCGATCTCGCGGTCCAGCAAGGCGATTGGGAAAACGCAATCGAGACGCTCGATGCGGGCGATAAGCGCAAGCAGATCGAAGATAAGGTCGCCAAGCGCCGCCGCGCGGTGCTGATGAGCGCGCAATCGCAAAAGCTTGAGCGTGAGCGCCGTCCGGATAAGGCGGCGGAGATGGCGCAGAAGGCCTTCCGCATGGCGCCGGCATTTGCACCGGCCGGTGCAATGGCGGCGCGCCTGCTGGTCGGCGAAGGCAAGCCCGAGCGCGCCGCGGCCATCTTGGAAGAGGCCTGGGAAAACGGCCCGCACCCAGCTTTGGCGCATGCCTATCGCGACCTGGCGCCGGGTGAGACACGTGAAGCGCGGGCTGAGCGCATGCGCGCGTTCGCGGAACGGCGCCGTGACTCGCGCGAAACCAAAATCATCCTCGCCGAACTGGCGATGGAGCGTGGCGATTGGGGCGGCGCGCAAGCGGCGCTTGAGGACGCCTATCGCGAAAACCCCTCCTCGCGCATTTGCATCTTGTTCGCGCAAGTTGCGCGCGGACGCGGCGATGAGAACGCAGCTCGGACCTGGCTGGCGCAAGCGGCGGCGGCCCCGCGCGAAGCCGATTGGTCGGATCTCGATCCGGAAGGTCCGGCGTTTCTGTATGACGACAACGACTGGGCGCGTCTCGTTTACGCGTTCGGCGATGGCGGCATGCTGATTCACCCGCGCATGGAGCGTGGCGGCAACGACGTGCTTGGGCCCGTTATGGCGATGCCAACGGCGGTGCTGACGCCGCCAAAACCGGAACTTCGCGCCGAGCGCGCGCCGGACGACGTCGCCGAGGAAGTCGAAGAAATCCGCTAA
- a CDS encoding C69 family dipeptidase, with protein sequence MGANEHGVVIGNEAMHALVAPSETPALTGMDILRLGLERAASAAEAVEVMTSLLEAHGQGGNCGHRHEFFYQNGFLIADGREAFVLETVGRWWAVERVSGERALSNAYSIGRGYEQISRDLAQHARASGWLDSDHRFDFAAQFLNPERDEVSFGRGRCARGGQILAAHKGKLTPQAMMAVLRDHGEEGQARGWTPEQTKRRSICMHAAEGARRSQTTASWVSEWTPDGVVHWVTASAAPCLSIFKPIILGVAAPDSGPAPTDKFYRRARWWRHELWHRAALCDYAEQAAKIAAERDGLGLKFATAVRTAMSSTDQLKKAIADCWREADEAEARWAVSAHHDGYARCGQAYAASWAEHDKVGMVRLRDSRT encoded by the coding sequence ATGGGCGCCAACGAGCATGGCGTTGTCATTGGCAATGAGGCGATGCATGCGCTGGTTGCGCCCAGCGAGACGCCGGCGTTGACGGGCATGGACATCTTACGCTTAGGGCTCGAACGCGCGGCGAGTGCGGCGGAAGCGGTGGAGGTCATGACCTCGCTGCTCGAGGCGCACGGTCAGGGCGGCAATTGCGGCCATCGGCATGAGTTTTTCTATCAAAACGGCTTTCTGATCGCGGATGGGCGCGAAGCGTTTGTTCTTGAGACTGTCGGACGCTGGTGGGCGGTGGAGCGCGTCAGCGGTGAGCGGGCGCTATCGAACGCTTACAGTATCGGGCGCGGCTACGAGCAGATTAGCCGTGATCTGGCGCAGCATGCGCGCGCCAGTGGGTGGCTAGATAGCGATCACCGTTTCGATTTTGCAGCGCAATTTCTCAATCCGGAGCGAGATGAGGTGAGCTTTGGGCGCGGACGTTGTGCGCGCGGCGGGCAAATCTTGGCGGCGCATAAGGGCAAGCTAACGCCGCAGGCGATGATGGCGGTGCTGCGCGATCACGGCGAAGAGGGCCAAGCGCGAGGCTGGACGCCGGAGCAAACCAAGCGGCGTTCGATCTGCATGCATGCCGCAGAGGGTGCGCGACGCAGCCAAACGACCGCGTCGTGGGTGAGCGAGTGGACGCCTGATGGCGTGGTGCATTGGGTGACGGCGAGCGCCGCGCCGTGCCTCAGCATCTTCAAGCCGATCATCCTTGGCGTTGCAGCACCCGATAGCGGCCCTGCTCCGACGGACAAATTCTATCGGCGCGCGCGCTGGTGGCGGCACGAACTTTGGCACCGGGCCGCGCTCTGCGACTACGCCGAACAGGCCGCGAAGATCGCAGCAGAGCGCGATGGGCTGGGGCTTAAGTTCGCCACCGCGGTTCGCACGGCGATGAGTTCCACCGATCAGCTCAAAAAAGCCATCGCCGATTGCTGGCGCGAGGCCGACGAGGCTGAAGCCCGCTGGGCTGTGAGCGCGCACCACGACGGCTACGCACGCTGCGGCCAGGCCTATGCGGCGTCATGGGCGGAACATGATAAAGTGGGGATGGTGCGCCTACGTGACTCGCGCACATGA
- a CDS encoding alpha-hydroxy acid oxidase, whose amino-acid sequence MSDPAYVPSSIARARNIADLRRMARRRLPRMVFDYIDGGADDEVSLARSVSRFRDLELTWDALADVSEVDTSTTIMGAASASPFFISPTATSRLFHPRQGELAVARAAHAAGVPYACSTLASSSVEDIAAANPGTKWFQVYVWRDRALVKEMLARAKAAGFSAILLTVDVPVAGNRERDGANDFTIPPKVTWRTATQALAAPGYLWDLMTTPEIRPANFAHIRIDGGLIGFINAQFDRTVTWKDAQWLRDNWDGNLAIKGISTPEDAQRCIGIGANAVWVSNHGGRQLDTAPATIDMLPGIAEAVADKAEIILDGGVRRGSDVVKALALGANAVAVGRAYLYGLGAGGERGVRRALEILDSELRRTMALCGRARLSGLTRDLIFKKTLP is encoded by the coding sequence ATGTCCGACCCGGCTTATGTGCCCTCCTCGATCGCCAGAGCGCGAAATATCGCCGATCTGCGCCGCATGGCGCGGCGGCGGCTGCCGCGCATGGTGTTCGATTACATCGATGGCGGCGCCGACGATGAGGTTTCTCTAGCGCGGAGCGTTTCGCGGTTTCGTGACCTCGAGCTCACTTGGGACGCACTGGCCGATGTATCGGAGGTCGATACATCGACAACGATCATGGGCGCGGCGTCCGCGTCGCCATTCTTCATTAGCCCTACGGCGACATCGCGCCTGTTTCATCCGCGCCAAGGCGAGCTTGCCGTAGCGCGGGCGGCGCACGCAGCGGGTGTGCCGTACGCATGCTCAACCTTGGCGTCGTCGAGTGTGGAAGATATCGCGGCGGCGAACCCGGGAACGAAGTGGTTCCAGGTTTATGTCTGGCGCGATCGCGCGCTGGTGAAAGAGATGCTGGCGCGCGCCAAGGCCGCCGGCTTTAGTGCAATTTTGCTGACCGTCGATGTGCCCGTCGCCGGCAATCGCGAGCGCGACGGCGCCAACGACTTCACCATCCCACCCAAGGTCACTTGGCGCACGGCGACGCAAGCCTTGGCCGCGCCTGGCTATCTTTGGGACCTGATGACCACGCCGGAGATCAGACCGGCAAACTTCGCGCACATACGCATTGATGGCGGACTGATCGGCTTCATCAACGCACAATTCGACCGCACCGTGACGTGGAAAGATGCGCAATGGTTGCGCGATAATTGGGATGGCAATCTTGCCATTAAGGGCATCTCGACGCCGGAAGATGCGCAGCGCTGCATTGGCATCGGGGCCAATGCGGTATGGGTATCGAACCACGGCGGCCGGCAGCTTGATACAGCGCCCGCTACTATCGACATGCTGCCGGGGATCGCAGAAGCCGTTGCAGACAAGGCGGAGATTATTCTCGACGGCGGTGTCCGGCGCGGCAGCGATGTCGTGAAGGCTTTGGCGCTTGGCGCGAACGCTGTCGCGGTCGGACGCGCCTATCTTTACGGGCTTGGCGCGGGAGGCGAACGCGGCGTGCGGCGCGCGCTTGAGATCTTGGATAGCGAATTGCGGCGCACGATGGCGCTCTGCGGGCGCGCCCGACTAAGCGGCCTGACGCGCGATCTGATTTTCAAAAAGACCCTGCCCTGA